From a single Sulfitobacter sp. DSM 110093 genomic region:
- a CDS encoding transposase: protein MGAELHEIWNAASLAKAETSLADLVTEYRDTAPKLAAWLEKNVPEGLTVFTLPKHHRRRMLTSNPMERSVQQELKRRTVKVRVFPNEVALERLVSAVLLEIDDKWAANTKAYIIKWECQDP from the coding sequence ATCGGTGCCGAGCTCCACGAGATCTGGAACGCGGCCTCCCTCGCCAAGGCCGAAACCAGCTTGGCCGACTTGGTCACCGAGTATCGCGATACAGCGCCGAAACTTGCTGCATGGCTGGAGAAGAATGTCCCTGAGGGCCTCACCGTCTTCACCTTGCCAAAACACCACCGCCGCCGCATGCTCACCTCCAACCCGATGGAGCGCAGCGTGCAGCAGGAGTTGAAACGTCGCACCGTTAAGGTCCGGGTATTTCCCAACGAGGTCGCCCTTGAGCGCCTGGTCAGTGCCGTACTGTTGGAGATCGACGACAAATGGGCCGCCAACACCAAGGCCTACATAATAAAGTGGGAATGCCAGGACCCGTGA
- a CDS encoding IS5 family transposase (programmed frameshift), with protein MNTQRFVVTDHVWQRLEPHLPGKASDAGATAKDNRLFLEAVFWRVRTGSPWRDLPPAFGSWNSQFRRFRRWAKAGVFESLFNAMSGDPDLEYALIDGTIVQVHQKATGAKGGPQAQAIGRSRGGLTTKIVALVDALGNLVRFLLLPGQAHDMKGVAPLIRDVSFGALMADKAFDANWLLEELDARGTTAVIPPKANRKHQRDNDADAYKWRHLVENYFAKIKEFRGIATRYDKTDCSYIASWNLAAALIASR; from the exons ATGAACACGCAGCGCTTTGTAGTGACGGATCATGTTTGGCAGCGGCTTGAGCCCCATTTGCCGGGAAAGGCCAGCGACGCGGGGGCTACGGCAAAGGACAATCGCTTGTTCCTGGAAGCAGTCTTCTGGCGCGTCCGGACCGGCTCACCATGGCGCGACCTGCCGCCCGCTTTCGGCAGCTGGAACAGCCAGTTCCGGCGCTTCCGTCGCTGGGCCAAGGCGGGTGTATTCGAGAGTCTTTTCAACGCCATGAGCGGTGACCCCGACCTCGAATACGCGCTTATCGACGGCACGATCGTTCAGGTTCACCAGAAGGCAACCGGCGCAAAAGGGGGAC CTCAGGCTCAGGCCATCGGGCGCTCGCGTGGCGGCCTGACGACCAAAATCGTGGCCCTGGTCGATGCGCTTGGCAACTTGGTCCGCTTTCTGCTGCTGCCCGGTCAGGCGCATGACATGAAAGGCGTCGCGCCGTTGATCCGAGATGTCTCCTTCGGCGCGCTTATGGCGGATAAAGCGTTCGATGCGAATTGGCTTCTGGAAGAACTGGACGCGCGTGGCACAACCGCCGTGATCCCGCCGAAAGCGAACCGCAAGCATCAACGCGACAATGACGCCGACGCCTACAAATGGCGGCACCTTGTCGAAAACTACTTCGCGAAGATCAAGGAATTCAGAGGTATAGCGACACGCTACGACAAAACCGATTGCAGCTACATAGCCAGTTGGAATCTTGCGGCTGCCTTGATTGCTTCAAGATGA
- a CDS encoding CcdB family protein has product MAQFDLYRLRSAQLVVDLQTDLIGIDASPVVAPLREADRYTAFPGLTPIVVFEGVTWIVRVQELAAVFGSEFSEPIASLRARRDALKRDLYILIDGV; this is encoded by the coding sequence ATGGCTCAGTTCGATTTGTACCGCCTTAGGAGTGCGCAGCTTGTCGTTGACCTGCAAACGGATCTCATTGGTATAGACGCCTCACCTGTTGTTGCCCCTTTGCGCGAGGCTGACCGATATACGGCTTTTCCGGGACTGACGCCAATTGTCGTATTCGAGGGTGTGACGTGGATCGTTAGAGTTCAAGAGCTTGCCGCGGTTTTCGGATCGGAATTTAGTGAACCGATCGCTTCTTTGAGAGCGCGTCGGGACGCACTGAAGCGGGATTTGTACATTTTGATCGACGGCGTTTAG
- a CDS encoding type II toxin-antitoxin system CcdA family antitoxin, whose amino-acid sequence MGRAKVNLTLDADVAKTARSLALNMTSLAEGAIIEAAKLERNRLWCTEHQAAIDA is encoded by the coding sequence ATGGGACGGGCAAAGGTCAATCTGACGTTAGATGCAGACGTTGCAAAAACAGCGCGGTCGCTGGCCCTCAATATGACCAGTCTTGCCGAAGGTGCGATCATTGAAGCCGCTAAGCTTGAGCGTAATCGCTTGTGGTGTACAGAGCACCAAGCTGCGATAGATGCCTAG
- the rfbA gene encoding glucose-1-phosphate thymidylyltransferase RfbA codes for MKARKGILLAGGSGTRLYPITMGISKQLLPIYDKPMIYYPLSVLMLAGIREIAIITTPQDADQFKRSLGDGAQWGLSLTFIEQPSPDGLAQAYILAEAFLNGAPSAMVLGDNIFFGHGLPEALAAAGAQKEGGTVFGYHVSDPGRYGVVDFNAEGRVQGIVEKPAVPPSNYAVTGLYFLDGTASNKAKAVTPSMRGELEITSLLEMYLDEDALCVQQMGRGFAWLDTGTHGNLLDAGNFVRTLSERQGLQVGSPEEIAFNKGWIDAEQLRHRAERFAKNSYGAYLLRLLT; via the coding sequence ATGAAAGCACGTAAGGGCATACTGCTGGCCGGCGGGTCTGGAACTCGACTTTATCCCATCACAATGGGCATATCCAAGCAATTGCTACCGATCTACGATAAGCCGATGATCTATTATCCGCTGTCGGTGCTCATGCTGGCGGGCATTCGTGAGATCGCTATCATTACCACGCCACAGGACGCGGATCAGTTCAAACGCAGCCTGGGTGACGGCGCCCAGTGGGGGCTGTCCCTTACATTTATTGAACAACCCAGCCCCGATGGTTTGGCACAAGCCTATATTTTGGCAGAAGCCTTTTTGAACGGCGCGCCTTCGGCAATGGTTTTGGGTGATAATATTTTCTTCGGGCACGGGTTGCCTGAAGCGTTGGCCGCTGCCGGTGCCCAGAAAGAGGGGGGCACAGTGTTTGGGTATCACGTGTCAGATCCGGGGCGCTATGGGGTCGTGGATTTTAATGCCGAAGGTCGCGTGCAGGGGATTGTGGAGAAACCCGCCGTGCCGCCCTCGAATTATGCCGTAACGGGGCTCTACTTTCTTGACGGTACTGCATCTAACAAAGCGAAGGCAGTGACGCCGTCAATGCGGGGTGAATTGGAGATCACCTCACTCTTGGAGATGTATCTAGACGAGGACGCTCTTTGTGTGCAGCAGATGGGGCGCGGCTTTGCTTGGCTGGATACAGGAACCCATGGCAATCTGTTGGATGCGGGAAATTTCGTGCGCACTCTCTCAGAGCGACAAGGGTTGCAGGTTGGCAGTCCGGAGGAGATCGCTTTCAATAAGGGATGGATTGACGCCGAGCAACTGCGCCACCGCGCGGAGCGTTTTGCGAAAAACAGTTATGGTGCCTATCTCCTCCGATTGTTGACGTAG
- the rfbD gene encoding dTDP-4-dehydrorhamnose reductase, which yields MSLLVFGTTGQLAVALRKLAHGGQFLDRAAADLTNPAVCAAVIRAARPSAVINAAAYTAVDRAEADEAFATVINAEAPGAMARACAELGVPFLHVSTDYVFNGSGQSPWRPDDPISPINAYGRSKATGEAAVRAAGGAHAILRTSWVFSALGSNFVTTMLRLSESRDSLKVVDDQVGGPTPALAIAETLLQMAAEMTAGQGGGTYHYAGAPATSWECFAREIFAIAGRPVDVIGIPTSDYPTPAKRPLNSRLNCGSLERDFGITHPDWRPALEDIVKELS from the coding sequence ATGAGCTTGCTTGTCTTTGGTACCACCGGGCAGCTCGCCGTTGCGCTGCGTAAGCTTGCACATGGTGGGCAGTTTCTCGACCGCGCTGCAGCCGACCTCACCAACCCCGCAGTCTGCGCCGCAGTGATCCGCGCGGCGCGCCCCTCTGCGGTTATCAATGCTGCGGCCTATACAGCCGTAGACCGTGCTGAGGCAGATGAGGCGTTCGCCACGGTCATCAACGCCGAGGCTCCTGGCGCCATGGCGCGGGCCTGCGCTGAGCTGGGAGTTCCCTTTCTGCACGTCTCGACAGACTATGTTTTTAATGGAAGCGGACAAAGCCCCTGGCGCCCAGACGATCCAATTTCCCCAATCAACGCTTATGGGCGCAGCAAAGCGACCGGTGAAGCAGCCGTGCGCGCGGCTGGCGGGGCCCATGCAATACTCAGGACTTCTTGGGTGTTCTCCGCACTGGGCAGCAACTTTGTGACCACCATGCTGCGGCTCAGTGAAAGCCGGGATAGCCTGAAGGTGGTCGATGACCAGGTCGGTGGACCCACCCCGGCGCTGGCGATCGCAGAAACACTGTTGCAGATGGCCGCTGAGATGACGGCAGGGCAGGGCGGTGGTACCTATCATTACGCAGGGGCGCCTGCGACCAGTTGGGAGTGTTTCGCACGCGAGATCTTCGCCATTGCAGGGCGCCCGGTCGACGTGATTGGCATTCCAACCTCAGATTACCCTACACCCGCAAAAAGACCGCTGAACTCTCGTCTCAATTGCGGCTCTTTGGAGAGGGATTTTGGCATTACGCACCCAGACTGGCGACCGGCGCTAGAAGATATTGTGAAAGAACTATCATGA
- the rfbB gene encoding dTDP-glucose 4,6-dehydratase, which yields MKLLVTGGAGFIGSAVVRLALAQGHEVVNLDALTYAACLDNLTAVADLPGYRFEHADIRDEKALARIFSSHAPDAVLHLAAESHVDRSIDGPGAFIDTNVTGTYKLLQAARIFWEGRGRPKSFRFHHVSTDEVYGSLGAEGLFTEETPYAPNSPYSASKAASDHLVRAWGETYGLPVLLTNCSNNYGMYHFPEKLIPVVILNALAGKPIPIYGAGENIRDWLYVEDHAEALLTVVTKGVVGRSYNIGGNAELSNIDLVHQICALLDELRPAKNAYSELISFVADRPGHDARYAIDASRIQKELGWQPSVTLEEGLRRTVVWYLDNPDWWQALQARDGVGERLGRA from the coding sequence ATGAAGCTGCTTGTCACCGGGGGTGCCGGTTTTATTGGGTCTGCCGTGGTGCGTCTTGCCTTGGCCCAGGGACATGAGGTGGTGAACCTGGATGCGCTGACCTATGCCGCTTGTCTTGATAATCTGACGGCGGTGGCGGACCTGCCGGGTTATCGGTTTGAGCACGCAGACATCAGAGATGAAAAAGCGTTGGCCCGAATATTTTCCTCTCATGCCCCGGACGCGGTGCTCCACCTGGCGGCCGAGAGCCATGTCGATCGGTCCATCGATGGTCCAGGCGCCTTCATTGATACGAATGTGACCGGAACTTATAAGCTCCTTCAGGCGGCACGGATCTTTTGGGAGGGCCGCGGCCGCCCAAAAAGCTTCCGCTTCCATCATGTGTCCACCGACGAGGTTTACGGAAGCCTCGGGGCTGAAGGCCTCTTTACCGAAGAAACGCCCTATGCGCCCAATAGCCCCTATTCAGCCTCCAAAGCTGCATCCGACCATCTTGTCCGGGCTTGGGGCGAGACCTATGGTTTGCCGGTGCTGCTGACCAATTGCTCCAATAATTACGGGATGTATCATTTTCCGGAAAAATTGATCCCGGTCGTCATCCTTAACGCATTGGCGGGCAAGCCAATCCCGATTTATGGTGCAGGCGAGAATATACGTGACTGGCTCTATGTTGAAGATCACGCCGAGGCGCTGCTCACAGTTGTAACCAAAGGGGTTGTGGGACGCAGTTACAACATTGGCGGCAATGCCGAGCTGAGTAACATCGATTTGGTACATCAGATCTGCGCGCTCTTGGATGAATTACGTCCTGCTAAGAATGCCTATTCTGAATTAATTTCCTTCGTCGCCGACCGCCCGGGTCACGATGCCCGTTATGCCATTGATGCCAGCCGTATCCAAAAAGAACTGGGCTGGCAGCCCTCGGTCACGCTAGAGGAAGGCTTGCGCCGAACAGTCGTTTGGTACCTCGACAATCCCGACTGGTGGCAAGCGCTGCAAGCGCGTGATGGCGTTGGAGAAAGGCTGGGTCGGGCATGA
- the rfbC gene encoding dTDP-4-dehydrorhamnose 3,5-epimerase yields the protein MQIEKTALAGVLILTPVRHGDARGFFSESWNAKTMADAGLNYHFVQDNHSLSEAPFTLRGLHFQTPPHAQAKLVRCGRGALFDVAVDIRHDSPSFGQWLGVDLSFKNGRQLFIPAGFLHGFITREPMTEIVYKCTDSYAPDCDAAVRWNDPAIGIDWGLQGQAPILSEKDASAPLLSEIKPHFSWGTPA from the coding sequence ATGCAGATCGAAAAAACCGCCCTGGCAGGGGTATTGATCCTCACCCCTGTACGCCACGGCGACGCGCGCGGCTTTTTCAGCGAAAGCTGGAATGCCAAAACGATGGCGGATGCCGGGCTTAACTATCACTTCGTCCAAGATAATCACTCTCTGTCTGAGGCGCCATTCACACTGCGCGGCCTGCATTTCCAAACCCCGCCGCATGCGCAGGCAAAACTCGTGCGCTGTGGACGTGGTGCGCTGTTCGATGTGGCTGTGGATATCCGCCATGACTCACCCAGCTTCGGTCAATGGCTGGGCGTCGACCTTAGCTTTAAGAACGGACGTCAACTGTTTATACCGGCTGGATTTTTACACGGGTTTATCACCCGCGAACCGATGACCGAAATCGTCTACAAATGCACCGATAGCTATGCGCCCGACTGCGACGCAGCGGTTCGCTGGAATGATCCCGCGATTGGCATTGATTGGGGGCTTCAAGGACAAGCGCCGATCCTATCTGAGAAAGACGCGAGCGCGCCTCTGCTGTCCGAAATTAAGCCGCATTTTAGCTGGGGGACTCCCGCATGA